In a single window of the Thermus amyloliquefaciens genome:
- a CDS encoding PaaI family thioesterase yields MEGKAIPERETLDRTLGVRYLKLEKEEVVAELEVTPRVHQPFGFLHGGATVALAESVASVGGFLNCPPGHAAFGLEINCNHLRKKQTGVIRAVGRPLHVGRTTQVWEVKVYDEEARLVAASRCTLAVVPLEPAP; encoded by the coding sequence ATGGAAGGGAAAGCTATCCCAGAGCGGGAAACCCTGGACCGCACCTTGGGCGTGCGCTACCTGAAGCTGGAAAAGGAGGAGGTGGTGGCCGAGCTGGAGGTAACCCCCCGGGTGCACCAGCCCTTCGGCTTCCTCCACGGGGGGGCCACGGTGGCCCTGGCGGAGAGCGTGGCCAGCGTGGGAGGCTTCCTCAACTGCCCGCCAGGGCACGCCGCCTTCGGCCTGGAGATCAACTGCAACCACCTCCGCAAGAAACAAACGGGGGTCATCCGGGCGGTGGGAAGGCCCTTGCACGTGGGCCGCACCACCCAGGTGTGGGAGGTGAAAGTCTACGACGAGGAGGCAAGGTTGGTGGCGGCCAGCCGGTGCACCCTGGCGGTGGTGCCCCTAGAACCAGCCCCTTAG
- a CDS encoding alpha/beta fold hydrolase, which produces MGEIRLFPGLLGPPAGLDFFRDLPSEEGLHLIAFAEGALPALRTAFQEEVRSLVLLSPILRRDALLSAKLAALRLGLEALGLEGFARVGRALFFGPRAAASEEIFAVWKEGLSEEGVRVWLDAVEGISDERRWLRGTEARVLVVQGAWDAFTPPFYGKEVADFAKGEAVRFTLEEAGHLVPWEAKEEVLDLVGDFLLGEAFRPLPGGLAL; this is translated from the coding sequence GTGGGTGAGATCCGCCTTTTCCCCGGCCTTCTGGGACCCCCTGCCGGCCTGGATTTCTTCCGGGACCTTCCCTCGGAGGAGGGTCTTCACCTCATCGCCTTCGCGGAAGGGGCCTTGCCGGCCTTAAGGACCGCCTTCCAGGAGGAGGTGCGGAGCCTGGTGCTCCTTTCCCCCATCCTGAGGCGGGATGCCCTTCTCTCCGCCAAGTTGGCCGCATTGAGGTTGGGCCTAGAGGCCTTGGGGCTGGAGGGATTCGCCCGGGTGGGGCGGGCCCTTTTCTTCGGCCCCCGGGCAGCGGCAAGCGAGGAGATCTTCGCCGTGTGGAAGGAGGGGTTATCGGAGGAGGGGGTCAGGGTCTGGCTGGACGCGGTGGAGGGGATTTCCGACGAGCGCCGCTGGCTTAGGGGTACGGAGGCCCGGGTCCTGGTGGTCCAGGGGGCCTGGGACGCCTTCACCCCTCCTTTTTACGGGAAGGAGGTGGCGGATTTCGCCAAGGGGGAAGCGGTGCGCTTTACCCTGGAGGAGGCCGGGCACCTGGTTCCTTGGGAGGCCAAGGAGGAGGTCTTGGACCTGGTTGGGGACTTCCTCCTGGGGGAGGCCTTCCGTCCCTTGCCTGGGGGTCTTGCCCTATGA
- the miaB gene encoding tRNA (N6-isopentenyl adenosine(37)-C2)-methylthiotransferase MiaB: MRAHIITFGCQMNEYDSHLVQSELVSLGWELVDSVEEADFVLVNTCAVRGKPVEKVRSLLGQLRKEKERRGLLVGLMGCLAQLDEGQQMARKFGVDVLLGPGALTSLAEALKGNGRFWDLTFKEDLLDYIPPPPKGALSAHVTIIRGCNHHCTYCIVPTTRGPEVSRHPDLILKEIEQLKAAGVVEVTLLGQNVNSYGKDQPGFPSFAELLRMVGRMGIPRVRFLTSHPVNFTDDILEAIAETPAITRYIHLPVQSGSDRVLRRMAREYRRAQYLERIRRIREVLPDAVLSTDIIVGFPGETEEDFQETLSLYDEVGYDQAYMFIYSPRPGTPAYKHFQDLPREVKVERLQRLIEKQKEWSYRRNLGWVGKTVEVLVRGVAKEEGYAQGHDRGNHPVLVPAHQAPTPGLYQVEIKQATPHLLFGEVVGAREPAPIPLPVA; encoded by the coding sequence ATGCGCGCCCACATCATTACCTTCGGATGCCAGATGAACGAGTACGATTCCCACCTGGTGCAAAGCGAGCTGGTGAGCCTGGGGTGGGAGTTGGTGGACTCGGTGGAGGAGGCGGACTTCGTCCTGGTGAACACCTGCGCCGTCCGCGGCAAGCCCGTGGAGAAGGTGCGCTCCCTTTTGGGTCAGCTCCGGAAGGAGAAGGAGCGCCGGGGCCTCCTTGTGGGCCTCATGGGTTGCCTGGCCCAGCTGGACGAGGGCCAGCAGATGGCCCGGAAGTTCGGGGTGGACGTGCTCTTGGGCCCCGGGGCCCTCACCTCCTTGGCGGAGGCCTTGAAGGGGAACGGGCGCTTCTGGGACCTCACCTTTAAGGAGGACCTTTTGGACTACATCCCCCCTCCTCCCAAGGGGGCCCTGTCCGCCCACGTGACCATCATCCGGGGGTGCAACCACCACTGCACCTACTGCATCGTGCCCACCACCCGGGGGCCCGAGGTTTCCCGCCACCCGGACCTGATCCTGAAGGAGATCGAGCAGCTGAAGGCGGCGGGGGTGGTGGAGGTCACCCTCCTTGGGCAGAACGTGAACTCCTACGGCAAGGACCAGCCGGGCTTCCCCTCCTTTGCCGAACTCTTGAGGATGGTGGGGCGGATGGGCATCCCCCGGGTGCGCTTCCTCACCAGCCACCCCGTGAACTTCACCGACGACATCCTCGAGGCCATCGCCGAAACCCCCGCCATCACCCGCTACATCCACCTGCCGGTGCAGTCGGGCTCGGACCGGGTGCTCCGCCGCATGGCCCGGGAGTACCGGCGGGCGCAGTATCTGGAGCGCATCCGGAGGATCCGGGAGGTTTTGCCGGATGCGGTGCTTTCCACGGATATCATCGTGGGCTTTCCTGGGGAGACGGAGGAGGACTTCCAGGAAACCCTTTCCCTTTACGACGAGGTGGGCTACGACCAGGCGTACATGTTCATCTACTCCCCGCGGCCTGGAACCCCTGCCTACAAGCACTTCCAGGACCTGCCCCGGGAGGTGAAGGTGGAAAGGCTCCAGCGCCTCATTGAGAAGCAGAAGGAGTGGAGCTACCGCCGCAACCTGGGGTGGGTGGGGAAGACCGTGGAGGTCCTGGTGCGGGGCGTGGCCAAGGAGGAGGGGTACGCGCAGGGGCATGACCGGGGGAACCACCCGGTCCTGGTCCCCGCCCACCAGGCTCCCACCCCTGGGCTCTACCAGGTGGAGATCAAGCAGGCCACCCCGCACCTGCTCTTTGGGGAGGTGGTGGGGGCCCGGGAGCCTGCCCCCATCCCCCTGCCCGTGGCCTAG
- the icd gene encoding NADP-dependent isocitrate dehydrogenase — translation MAYKHIRIPEDGERITIQGGVLQVPERPIIGFIEGDGTGPDIWRAAQPVLDRAVEKAYGGKRRIAWAEIYAGEKANAVYGEPIWLPEETLEFIREYLVAIKGPLTTPVGGGIRSINVALRQELDLYACVRPVRWFKGVPSPVKHPELVNMVIFRENTEDIYAGIEWPAGSEEVKKVLDFLQREFPKAYAKIRFPETSGIGIKPVSKEGTERLVAAAIEYAIKEDLPSVTLVHKGNIMKFTEGAFREWGYALAREKYGAVPLDGGPWHVLKNPRTGREIVIKDMIADNFLQQILLRPDEYSVIATLNLNGDYISDALAAQVGGIGIAPGANINYLTGHAVFEATHGTAPKYAGQDKVNPSSVILSGEMMLRYLGWNEAADLILQAMERTIAKGLVTYDFHRLLQAEGKPATLLKTSEFGRALIEHM, via the coding sequence ATGGCCTACAAGCACATCCGGATCCCCGAGGACGGCGAAAGGATCACCATCCAAGGCGGGGTGCTCCAGGTTCCTGAGCGCCCCATCATCGGCTTCATCGAGGGGGATGGCACGGGCCCGGACATCTGGAGAGCGGCCCAGCCTGTGCTGGATAGGGCGGTAGAGAAAGCCTACGGCGGCAAGCGCAGGATCGCCTGGGCGGAGATCTACGCCGGGGAAAAGGCCAATGCGGTCTACGGGGAACCCATCTGGCTTCCCGAGGAGACCCTGGAGTTCATCCGGGAGTACCTGGTGGCCATCAAGGGCCCCCTGACCACCCCGGTGGGCGGGGGCATCCGCTCCATCAACGTGGCCCTGAGGCAGGAGCTGGACCTCTACGCCTGCGTGCGCCCGGTACGCTGGTTTAAAGGGGTGCCAAGCCCGGTGAAGCACCCGGAGCTGGTCAACATGGTCATCTTCCGGGAAAACACCGAGGACATCTACGCCGGGATTGAGTGGCCTGCGGGCAGCGAGGAGGTCAAAAAGGTCCTGGACTTCCTCCAGCGGGAGTTCCCCAAGGCTTACGCCAAGATCCGCTTCCCCGAAACCTCGGGCATCGGCATCAAGCCGGTTTCCAAGGAGGGCACGGAGCGCCTGGTGGCCGCGGCCATTGAGTACGCCATCAAGGAGGACCTCCCCAGCGTCACCCTGGTGCACAAGGGCAACATCATGAAGTTCACGGAAGGGGCCTTCCGGGAGTGGGGCTACGCCCTGGCCCGGGAAAAGTACGGGGCCGTACCCCTGGACGGGGGCCCTTGGCACGTGCTGAAGAACCCCCGGACCGGCCGGGAGATCGTCATCAAGGACATGATCGCCGACAACTTCCTGCAGCAGATCCTCCTCCGCCCCGACGAGTACTCGGTGATCGCCACCTTGAACCTCAACGGGGACTACATCTCCGACGCCCTGGCCGCCCAGGTGGGCGGGATCGGCATCGCCCCGGGGGCCAACATCAACTACCTCACGGGGCATGCGGTCTTTGAGGCCACCCACGGCACCGCCCCCAAGTACGCGGGCCAGGACAAGGTGAACCCCTCCAGCGTCATCCTCTCCGGGGAGATGATGCTCCGCTACCTGGGCTGGAACGAGGCCGCCGACCTCATCCTCCAGGCCATGGAGCGCACCATCGCCAAGGGGCTCGTCACCTACGACTTCCACCGCCTCCTCCAGGCGGAGGGGAAGCCCGCCACCCTCCTCAAGACCAGCGAGTTCGGCCGGGCCCTGATCGAGCACATGTAG
- a CDS encoding NAD(P)/FAD-dependent oxidoreductase produces MPEALVVGAGIVGSACAYRLAEAGLRVLVLEKEATFAQGSTGKSAAGVRVQFSEPLNILLSYHSILEYQKIPEAGYRAIGYLFLVPQGLAGVQEEALATQRALGVPVAKLSLAEAQAHVPFREEGLAYATFGPMDGVIDPHGVTAYYLREARRLGAEVRFSEPLLSARRGKGVWRVRTPKGEWEAPFLLLCTGAWTGEVGRRLGMHLPVYPVRRMVFATAPAPFPHAFPLTIDLATGFYLRSEGPRLLLGRSNPAEPPGFREGMDWEWLGPTLEAGLSRFPFLEGLALDRRASWWGYYEVTPDQNPILGFVEEGLLVAAGFSGHGVQQAAMVGRLMAEEVVHGQAQSLDIRPFRLDRFREGRFLKEQGIV; encoded by the coding sequence ATGCCGGAGGCCCTGGTGGTGGGGGCGGGGATCGTGGGGTCGGCCTGTGCCTACCGCTTGGCCGAGGCGGGGCTAAGGGTCTTGGTTTTGGAAAAGGAGGCCACCTTTGCCCAGGGCTCCACGGGGAAGAGCGCCGCCGGGGTGCGGGTGCAGTTTTCCGAGCCCCTGAACATCCTTCTTTCCTACCATTCCATCCTGGAGTACCAGAAAATCCCCGAGGCCGGTTACCGGGCCATCGGCTACCTCTTCCTGGTGCCCCAGGGGTTGGCGGGGGTCCAGGAGGAAGCCTTGGCCACCCAGCGGGCCTTGGGGGTCCCGGTGGCCAAACTTTCCCTGGCGGAGGCCCAGGCCCATGTGCCCTTCCGGGAGGAGGGCTTGGCCTACGCCACCTTTGGCCCCATGGACGGGGTCATCGACCCCCATGGGGTGACCGCCTACTACCTGCGGGAGGCCAGGCGGCTGGGGGCCGAGGTGCGCTTTTCTGAGCCCTTGCTCTCGGCCCGCAGGGGCAAGGGCGTGTGGCGGGTGAGAACGCCCAAGGGGGAGTGGGAGGCCCCCTTTCTCCTCCTTTGCACCGGGGCCTGGACGGGGGAGGTGGGGCGGAGGCTGGGGATGCACCTTCCCGTCTACCCGGTGCGCCGCATGGTCTTCGCCACGGCGCCTGCCCCTTTCCCCCACGCCTTCCCCCTCACCATCGACCTGGCCACCGGCTTCTACCTGCGCTCGGAGGGGCCCCGGCTCCTCCTGGGCCGCTCCAACCCCGCGGAGCCCCCGGGCTTCCGGGAGGGGATGGACTGGGAATGGCTAGGGCCCACCCTCGAGGCGGGCCTTTCCCGCTTCCCCTTCCTGGAGGGGCTCGCCCTGGACCGGAGGGCCAGCTGGTGGGGTTACTACGAGGTGACCCCGGACCAGAACCCCATCCTGGGCTTCGTGGAGGAGGGGCTTTTGGTGGCGGCGGGCTTTTCCGGCCACGGGGTGCAGCAGGCGGCCATGGTGGGGAGGCTCATGGCCGAGGAGGTGGTCCACGGGCAGGCCCAGAGTCTGGACATCCGCCCCTTTCGCCTGGACCGCTTCCGCGAGGGGCGTTTTCTGAAGGAGCAGGGGATCGTGTAG
- a CDS encoding alpha/beta fold hydrolase → MRRRGYLHLYGLNLVFDRRGRGPAVVLLAEEAAAWPEPLPEGFTFYLLDLPGHGRTGGPRMAPEELAEYVVGFLVMLNLGSPPILVRGVGEAVGEVLRGRGYRVFPGDSLGHGLQKALNME, encoded by the coding sequence ATGAGGCGGAGGGGGTACCTCCACCTCTACGGCCTGAACCTGGTCTTTGACCGGAGGGGAAGGGGGCCAGCGGTGGTCCTTCTGGCGGAGGAGGCGGCCGCTTGGCCCGAGCCCCTTCCCGAGGGGTTTACCTTTTACCTTCTGGACCTCCCCGGCCACGGTCGTACCGGGGGGCCCAGGATGGCCCCGGAGGAGCTGGCCGAGTACGTGGTGGGCTTTCTGGTGATGCTCAACCTGGGCTCCCCTCCCATCCTGGTCCGGGGGGTAGGGGAGGCGGTGGGGGAGGTGCTTAGGGGGCGGGGGTATCGGGTTTTTCCTGGAGATTCCTTAGGGCACGGCTTGCAAAAAGCCTTGAATATGGAGTAA
- the truD gene encoding tRNA pseudouridine(13) synthase TruD yields MDLVYRPGRYPYLTQDLPGVGGAIRLLPEDFQVEEVPAYLPSGEGEHLYLFLEKEGLTTRQVFEFLRDEVGVPEKEIGVAGLKDKHARTRQWFSIPRTHEDALCLLENLRGVRLLDAGLHTNKLRTGHLKGNRFRILIRGAQGKEKAEAILRVLAEKGLPNYYGPQRFGLGGKNPVRGYELVKRGKGRGSPWLKRFLVGSLQSLLFNDWVALRMERGLYDRVIPGDWAKKHATGGEFLVERPEEAERALRLEISATGPLFGKKYPEAQGAARALEDEVLARYDLRREDFALRRGARRPIRVPLQEWRVEEVPEGLWLSFFLPKGSYATSLLREVMKVEVDAPEEALEEE; encoded by the coding sequence ATGGACCTCGTCTATCGCCCCGGGCGTTACCCCTACCTCACCCAAGACCTCCCCGGCGTGGGGGGAGCCATCCGCCTCCTCCCCGAGGACTTCCAGGTGGAGGAGGTGCCCGCCTACCTGCCCAGCGGGGAAGGGGAGCACCTTTACCTATTCCTGGAGAAGGAAGGGCTCACCACCCGGCAAGTCTTTGAGTTCCTAAGGGACGAGGTGGGGGTGCCGGAAAAGGAGATCGGGGTGGCGGGGCTCAAGGACAAGCACGCCCGTACCCGGCAGTGGTTTTCCATCCCCCGCACCCACGAGGACGCCCTCTGCCTTTTGGAAAACCTCCGCGGGGTGAGGCTTCTGGACGCCGGCCTCCACACCAACAAGCTCCGCACCGGCCACCTCAAGGGAAACCGCTTCCGCATCCTGATCCGGGGCGCACAGGGCAAAGAGAAGGCGGAAGCCATCCTAAGGGTACTGGCGGAAAAGGGCCTTCCCAACTACTACGGCCCCCAGCGCTTTGGCCTTGGGGGAAAGAACCCGGTGCGGGGCTACGAGCTGGTGAAGCGGGGCAAGGGGCGGGGAAGCCCTTGGCTGAAGCGCTTCCTGGTGGGAAGCCTGCAGAGCCTCCTCTTCAACGACTGGGTGGCCTTGCGCATGGAACGGGGGCTATACGACCGGGTCATCCCCGGGGACTGGGCCAAGAAGCACGCCACGGGCGGAGAGTTCCTGGTGGAGCGCCCCGAGGAGGCGGAAAGGGCCCTGCGCCTGGAGATCAGCGCCACGGGACCCCTCTTCGGCAAGAAATACCCCGAGGCCCAAGGGGCGGCCCGGGCCCTGGAGGACGAGGTCCTGGCCCGCTACGACCTCAGGCGCGAGGACTTCGCCCTCAGGCGGGGGGCAAGGCGCCCCATCCGGGTTCCCCTCCAGGAGTGGCGGGTGGAGGAGGTTCCCGAGGGGCTATGGCTCTCCTTCTTCCTCCCCAAAGGCTCCTACGCCACCAGCCTCCTACGGGAGGTGATGAAGGTGGAGGTGGACGCCCCTGAGGAAGCCCTAGAAGAAGAATAG
- a CDS encoding RNB domain-containing ribonuclease encodes MAALVIYKGKPALAEEKGDRLELTLPGGERARVRPKDVLWLHPGPASLDLKVPQGEEEAAWELLQGQAVSLRELAELVYGAFTPEAAYGAYLLAQRGERFLLEGGRVRARTREEVEALLEAKREREERERRFAEGVARLRQGLLAPEDRPLVQEVEAMALGERRESRVLKALALPETPEAAHALLLRLGVWRWENPHPRRLGLPLTPPDLSLPPLPEEAREDLTHLPAFAIDDEGSQDPDDAVYAERVPEGFRLLVHVADVAALVAPGSPLDLEALRRGANLYLPEGTVPMLPQAATERLGLGLQPVSPALTFELWVSEEGELLEERLYPSWVRVRRLTYREALGEPALGPLAELAQAFHRRRLAQGALDLSLPEVKVRLEEGEVRLTPLLPYESRLWVREAMLLAGYAAAHLALREGLPFPFATQEAPSRRVEGEGLAAMWEQRKALKRAQLKAVPAPHKGLGLPLYAQVTSPLRRYLDLVAHQQLRAWLKGGKPLSQEELLERVGAAEAMADMVREGERKSKLHWTLVWLMEKGYEGRGVLVEKRGGQGVFLLPELGLSAQVALPRPLPLDAEVTLRFLEADLTRLEARFALG; translated from the coding sequence GTGGCCGCGCTCGTCATCTACAAGGGCAAGCCCGCCTTGGCGGAGGAAAAAGGGGACAGGCTGGAACTCACCCTTCCCGGGGGGGAACGGGCCAGGGTGCGCCCCAAGGATGTCCTCTGGCTCCATCCGGGGCCGGCCTCCTTGGACCTCAAGGTGCCTCAAGGGGAGGAGGAGGCCGCCTGGGAGCTCCTGCAGGGCCAGGCGGTGAGCCTCAGGGAGCTGGCCGAGCTGGTCTATGGGGCCTTCACGCCGGAAGCGGCCTACGGGGCCTACCTCCTGGCCCAGAGGGGGGAGCGCTTCCTCCTGGAGGGGGGAAGGGTGCGGGCCCGGACACGGGAGGAGGTGGAGGCCCTCCTCGAGGCCAAAAGGGAGCGGGAGGAAAGGGAGCGGCGGTTTGCCGAAGGGGTGGCCCGCCTGCGCCAAGGCCTTTTGGCCCCGGAGGACCGCCCCTTGGTCCAGGAGGTGGAGGCCATGGCCCTGGGGGAGCGAAGGGAAAGCCGGGTGCTCAAGGCCTTGGCCCTTCCCGAGACCCCGGAGGCGGCCCACGCCCTCCTCCTCCGCCTGGGGGTTTGGCGGTGGGAAAACCCTCACCCCAGGCGGCTGGGTCTGCCCCTGACCCCTCCGGACCTGTCCCTACCCCCCCTGCCGGAGGAGGCCCGGGAGGACCTCACCCACCTTCCTGCCTTCGCCATAGACGACGAGGGAAGCCAGGACCCGGACGACGCCGTCTATGCCGAGCGGGTGCCGGAGGGCTTCCGCCTTCTGGTCCACGTGGCGGACGTGGCCGCCCTGGTAGCTCCGGGAAGCCCCCTGGACCTGGAGGCCCTCCGCCGCGGGGCCAACCTTTACCTCCCCGAGGGCACGGTGCCCATGCTGCCCCAGGCGGCCACCGAGCGCCTGGGCCTGGGCCTTCAGCCGGTGTCCCCCGCCCTCACCTTTGAGCTTTGGGTTTCCGAGGAGGGGGAGCTTCTGGAGGAGCGCCTTTACCCCTCCTGGGTCCGGGTGCGGCGGCTCACCTACCGGGAGGCCCTGGGGGAGCCTGCCCTTGGGCCCTTGGCGGAACTGGCCCAGGCCTTTCACCGCAGGCGCCTGGCCCAGGGGGCCTTGGACCTCAGCCTTCCAGAGGTGAAGGTGCGCCTGGAGGAGGGGGAGGTGCGCCTCACCCCCTTGCTCCCCTACGAGAGCCGCCTCTGGGTGCGGGAGGCCATGCTCCTGGCGGGCTACGCCGCCGCCCACCTGGCCCTCAGGGAGGGCCTGCCCTTTCCCTTCGCCACCCAGGAGGCCCCTTCCCGGAGGGTGGAAGGGGAGGGCCTCGCCGCCATGTGGGAGCAGCGGAAGGCCCTGAAGAGGGCCCAGCTCAAGGCGGTGCCCGCCCCCCACAAGGGCCTAGGCCTTCCCCTTTACGCCCAGGTGACGAGCCCCCTGAGGCGCTACCTGGACCTGGTGGCCCACCAGCAGCTGAGGGCCTGGCTCAAGGGGGGAAAACCCCTTTCCCAGGAGGAGCTCCTGGAGCGGGTGGGGGCGGCGGAGGCCATGGCCGATATGGTGCGGGAGGGGGAAAGGAAGAGCAAGCTCCACTGGACCCTGGTCTGGCTGATGGAGAAGGGGTACGAGGGAAGGGGGGTCTTGGTGGAGAAGAGGGGAGGGCAGGGGGTTTTCCTCTTGCCGGAGCTGGGTCTAAGCGCCCAGGTGGCCTTGCCCAGGCCCTTACCCCTGGACGCGGAGGTCACCCTCCGCTTCCTGGAGGCGGACCTGACCCGCCTCGAGGCCCGCTTCGCCCTTGGCTAG
- a CDS encoding M3 family oligoendopeptidase translates to MEWDLSDLYAGPEDPRIAEDLEAALTLAQGLNPEDLHDPSRAAVLLGRYEEALEKAYKPLNYASLYFATRTQDPTAKALLDRVRNRYTEVRNRLLPLEVALRKLPEEVFQALLRHPGLADLRHFLQRQRAYAPHTLSEREEELLNLKGLVGRSAWSQFYTEYTGRFRFRVGERELTEMEVRALRRDPDPEVRREAHRALYGKLIAEAPTLSAVFNAVYLDYLQDLRLRGYRHPLEPVALRDEVEVGDIEALLEATRAHYPLVEAYYRWKAKRLGEERVASPDLLAPLGREKPKVPFEEAKALVLEAFHRFSPRVAAIAREFFERRWMDVYPRPGKRGGAFCSGGLPSTHPYVLLNHTDDLDAAHTLAHELGHGVHFYLARRQRLLNFGASTPLAETASVFAEILLDDLLLERLSPEEKTLLLAERVEDAVNTLFRQVMYTFFERRSLEARREAALSPEAFHGIWQEEQERLYGDAVAWTELDQAAWAGIPHFVHYRFYTYSYALGYLVVLALYGKYREEGEAFVPKYLEVLEAGESASPKEILAKAGVDLASEAFFGYGFGVLESWLKALP, encoded by the coding sequence GTGGAATGGGACCTTTCGGACCTCTACGCGGGGCCTGAGGACCCCCGGATCGCCGAGGACCTCGAGGCCGCCCTCACCTTGGCCCAAGGTCTAAACCCCGAAGACCTTCACGACCCCAGCCGGGCCGCGGTGCTCCTGGGGCGCTACGAGGAGGCCCTGGAGAAGGCCTACAAACCCCTGAACTACGCTTCCCTCTACTTCGCCACCCGCACCCAGGACCCCACCGCCAAGGCCCTCCTGGACCGGGTCAGGAACCGCTACACCGAGGTGCGAAACCGCCTCCTGCCCCTCGAGGTGGCCCTGCGCAAGCTCCCCGAGGAGGTCTTTCAGGCCCTTTTGCGCCACCCGGGCCTTGCCGACCTCCGCCACTTCCTGCAAAGGCAACGGGCCTACGCCCCCCACACCCTCTCCGAGCGGGAGGAGGAGCTTTTAAACCTCAAGGGCCTGGTGGGAAGGAGCGCCTGGAGCCAGTTCTACACGGAGTACACCGGCCGCTTCCGCTTCCGGGTGGGGGAAAGGGAGCTCACCGAGATGGAGGTGCGCGCCCTCCGCCGGGACCCTGACCCCGAGGTGCGGCGGGAGGCCCACCGGGCGCTTTACGGGAAGCTTATCGCGGAGGCTCCCACCCTCAGCGCGGTCTTCAACGCGGTTTACCTGGACTATCTCCAGGACCTTCGCCTCAGGGGCTACCGCCACCCCCTGGAGCCCGTGGCCCTCAGGGACGAGGTGGAGGTGGGGGACATCGAGGCCCTCCTCGAGGCCACCCGGGCCCACTACCCCTTGGTGGAGGCCTACTACCGCTGGAAGGCCAAACGCCTGGGAGAAGAGCGGGTGGCGAGCCCCGACCTCCTCGCCCCCTTGGGCCGGGAAAAGCCCAAGGTGCCCTTTGAGGAGGCCAAGGCGTTGGTCCTGGAGGCCTTCCACCGCTTCTCCCCCAGGGTGGCGGCCATCGCCCGGGAGTTCTTTGAAAGGCGCTGGATGGACGTCTACCCCCGGCCCGGCAAGCGGGGCGGGGCCTTCTGCTCTGGGGGGCTTCCCTCCACCCACCCCTACGTCCTCCTCAACCACACCGACGACCTGGACGCGGCCCACACCCTGGCCCACGAACTCGGGCACGGGGTGCACTTCTACCTGGCCAGGAGGCAGCGCCTCCTCAACTTCGGGGCCTCCACCCCCCTGGCGGAGACCGCCAGCGTCTTTGCGGAGATCCTCCTGGACGACCTCCTCCTGGAGAGGCTTTCCCCGGAGGAAAAAACCCTCCTCTTGGCGGAAAGGGTGGAGGACGCCGTCAACACCCTCTTCCGCCAGGTGATGTACACCTTCTTTGAACGGCGGAGCCTCGAGGCCCGCCGGGAAGCGGCCCTCTCCCCCGAGGCCTTCCACGGGATCTGGCAGGAGGAACAGGAAAGGCTTTACGGGGACGCGGTGGCGTGGACCGAGCTGGACCAAGCGGCCTGGGCAGGCATCCCCCACTTCGTCCACTACCGCTTCTACACCTACAGCTACGCCCTGGGCTACCTGGTGGTCCTGGCCCTTTACGGCAAGTACCGGGAGGAGGGGGAGGCCTTCGTGCCCAAGTACCTGGAGGTCCTCGAGGCGGGGGAAAGCGCCAGTCCCAAGGAGATCCTGGCCAAGGCCGGGGTGGACCTGGCCTCCGAGGCCTTCTTCGGCTACGGCTTCGGGGTGCTGGAGTCTTGGCTTAAGGCCCTTCCTTAA
- a CDS encoding YbjN domain-containing protein, which produces MRVWLAGLLFLGLAWGQALVKGLTPAETEEVLKGAGWAYEKTDLREFRLEMAGLEKVWLSLDYCQEERCGVLTLSAGFTLAKPLGLEAVNAWNRERRFSRAFLDEEGTVWVESDLDLTGGVSLGAVEAFLELFAAETLPAFMDHIGFEP; this is translated from the coding sequence ATGAGGGTGTGGCTGGCGGGATTGCTGTTTTTGGGATTGGCCTGGGGGCAGGCCCTGGTCAAGGGCTTGACACCCGCCGAGACGGAAGAGGTGTTGAAGGGGGCGGGCTGGGCCTACGAAAAGACGGACCTCCGGGAGTTCCGTCTGGAGATGGCCGGCCTGGAGAAGGTTTGGCTCTCCTTGGACTATTGCCAGGAGGAGCGCTGCGGGGTTCTCACCCTAAGCGCCGGCTTCACCTTGGCAAAGCCCTTGGGCCTCGAGGCGGTGAACGCTTGGAACCGCGAACGCCGCTTCAGCCGGGCCTTTTTGGACGAGGAGGGGACGGTGTGGGTGGAGTCCGACCTGGACCTCACGGGTGGGGTGAGCCTGGGGGCGGTGGAAGCCTTCTTGGAGCTTTTCGCTGCGGAGACCCTTCCTGCGTTCATGGACCACATCGGCTTTGAGCCTTGA